From a region of the Actinopolymorpha singaporensis genome:
- the paaB gene encoding 1,2-phenylacetyl-CoA epoxidase subunit PaaB, translating into MSEPDRGVQDRDTGRRGGRADWPLWEVFVRARRGLSHVHAGSLHAPDAVMALRNARDLYTRRQEGVSIWVVPAAAISASSPDEKDAFFDPAADKAYRHPTFYEVPEGAPHL; encoded by the coding sequence ATGAGCGAACCCGATCGCGGCGTCCAGGACCGCGACACCGGCCGGCGCGGCGGCCGCGCGGACTGGCCGCTGTGGGAGGTGTTCGTCCGGGCACGGCGCGGACTGTCCCACGTACATGCCGGCAGCCTGCACGCGCCCGATGCGGTGATGGCCCTGCGCAACGCCCGGGACCTGTACACCCGCCGGCAGGAAGGCGTGTCGATCTGGGTCGTCCCGGCGGCCGCGATCAGTGCGAGCAGCCCGGACGAGAAGGACGCGTTCTTCGACCCGGCGGCGGACAAGGCCTACCGCCATCCGACGTTCTACGAGGTACCGGAAGGGGCGCCGCACCTGTGA
- a CDS encoding GNAT family N-acetyltransferase: MSQPTADTSVRIAWAADAPEVARVQVAAWRQAYAGLLPPEVLDQLDEEAFAEQWRRSLAQPPDARHRLLVALDHQTVVGFAATGPADDPDADPVADGTIAAFHVDPSQTRHGHGSRLLQACVDTLVADNFRRAVIWLLATDDVLRAFLTEAGWGPDGAHRELDLYGDGSVRAKQVRLHTALVDD; this comes from the coding sequence ATGAGCCAGCCCACCGCCGACACCAGCGTCCGTATCGCCTGGGCCGCCGACGCCCCCGAGGTCGCCCGGGTCCAGGTGGCGGCCTGGCGGCAGGCGTACGCCGGGCTCCTCCCGCCCGAGGTCCTCGACCAGCTCGACGAGGAGGCCTTCGCCGAGCAGTGGCGGCGGTCCCTGGCGCAGCCGCCGGACGCCCGCCACCGGCTCCTGGTCGCGCTCGACCACCAGACCGTGGTCGGGTTCGCCGCCACCGGCCCCGCCGACGACCCCGACGCCGACCCGGTCGCCGACGGGACGATTGCCGCGTTCCACGTCGACCCCTCCCAGACCCGGCACGGGCACGGATCGCGGCTGCTGCAGGCCTGCGTCGACACCCTGGTCGCCGACAACTTCCGCCGGGCCGTCATCTGGCTGCTGGCCACCGACGACGTGCTCCGCGCGTTCCTCACCGAGGCCGGGTGGGGGCCCGACGGCGCGCACCGCGAGCTCGACCTGTACGGCGACGGGAGTGTCCGCGCCAAGCAGGTACGCCTGCACACCGCGCTCGTCGACGACTGA
- the paaA gene encoding 1,2-phenylacetyl-CoA epoxidase subunit PaaA translates to MVARGRTSADTDAVADVAGRPDGASALEALLAADERVEPRDEMPDGYRRTLVRQIAQHAHSEIIGMQPEANWISRAPSLRRKAILMAKVQDEAGHGLYLYAAAETLGVDRADLLDQLHTGRQKYSSIFNYPTLTWADVGAIGWLVDGAAITNQVPLCRCSYGPYARAMVRICKEESFHQRQGFDLLLALTRGTERQRAMAQDAVDRWWYPSLAMFGPPDAESTHGTQSAAWGIKRFSNDELRQRFVDMTVPQAEVLGVRIPDPDLRWNAERGHHDFTQPDYAELLRVINGAGPCNAQRMAHRRRAHEDGAWVREAATAYAARHATGGSGHMACRTNGTNQTNGGPAA, encoded by the coding sequence ATGGTCGCCAGGGGCCGGACCAGTGCGGACACCGACGCCGTTGCCGACGTGGCGGGGCGGCCGGACGGCGCGTCCGCGCTCGAGGCACTGCTCGCCGCCGACGAGCGCGTCGAGCCGCGCGACGAGATGCCCGACGGCTACCGCCGGACCCTCGTCCGGCAGATCGCCCAGCACGCGCACTCGGAGATCATCGGCATGCAGCCGGAGGCCAACTGGATCTCCCGCGCGCCGAGCCTGCGCCGCAAGGCGATCCTGATGGCCAAGGTGCAGGACGAGGCCGGCCACGGGTTGTACCTCTACGCCGCCGCCGAGACGCTCGGCGTCGACCGGGCCGACCTGCTCGACCAGTTGCACACCGGCCGGCAGAAGTACTCCTCGATCTTCAACTACCCCACCCTCACCTGGGCCGACGTCGGCGCCATCGGCTGGCTCGTGGACGGCGCGGCGATCACCAACCAGGTGCCGCTGTGCCGCTGCTCCTACGGCCCCTACGCGCGGGCGATGGTGCGGATCTGCAAGGAGGAGTCGTTCCACCAAAGGCAGGGGTTCGACCTGCTGCTGGCACTGACCAGGGGGACCGAGCGGCAGCGGGCGATGGCGCAGGACGCGGTGGACCGCTGGTGGTACCCGAGCCTGGCGATGTTCGGCCCGCCCGACGCCGAGTCCACCCACGGCACGCAGTCGGCGGCCTGGGGGATCAAGCGGTTCTCCAACGACGAGTTGCGGCAGCGGTTCGTCGACATGACGGTGCCGCAGGCGGAGGTGCTGGGCGTGCGGATCCCCGACCCCGACCTGCGCTGGAACGCCGAGCGCGGCCACCACGACTTCACCCAGCCCGACTACGCCGAACTCCTCCGGGTCATCAACGGCGCCGGGCCGTGCAACGCCCAGCGGATGGCGCATCGCCGCCGGGCGCACGAGGACGGTGCGTGGGTACGCGAGGCGGCCACGGCGTACGCCGCCAGGCACGCGACCGGCGGGTCCGGGCACATGGCCTGTCGTACGAACGGGACGAACCAGACGAACGGCGGGCCAGCGGCATGA
- a CDS encoding CGNR zinc finger domain-containing protein produces MTEPPAHRVPPPVELLPAFVNTYDVDLAEPEQLPDPAALTAWLRSQGLIADGTPPAADDDVALAHELRAGLRQAMRQHHDGDLTTVVPELERAAARLPLRVIFTGTAPSLAPAGTGVTAALAALVAAVATAEAEGSWQRLKLCAAEDCEWAFLDSSKNRSRHWCSMGSCGNRQKTRAYRARLKAADRMDG; encoded by the coding sequence GTGACCGAGCCGCCCGCGCACCGGGTCCCGCCGCCCGTGGAGCTGCTGCCCGCGTTCGTCAACACCTACGACGTCGACCTCGCCGAACCCGAGCAGCTGCCCGACCCGGCCGCGCTGACCGCCTGGTTGCGTTCCCAGGGCCTGATCGCCGACGGCACCCCGCCTGCTGCCGACGACGACGTCGCACTGGCCCACGAGCTCCGTGCGGGCCTGCGGCAGGCGATGCGCCAGCACCACGACGGCGACCTGACCACCGTCGTACCCGAGCTGGAGCGGGCGGCCGCCCGCCTTCCGCTGCGGGTGATCTTCACCGGCACGGCTCCCTCGCTCGCCCCGGCCGGTACGGGCGTCACCGCAGCCCTGGCCGCGCTGGTGGCCGCGGTCGCCACCGCCGAGGCCGAGGGCAGCTGGCAGCGGCTGAAGCTGTGCGCCGCCGAGGACTGCGAATGGGCGTTCCTGGACTCCTCCAAGAACCGCTCCCGCCACTGGTGCTCGATGGGTTCCTGCGGCAACCGCCAGAAGACCCGGGCCTACCGCGCCCGGCTGAAGGCGGCTGACAGGATGGACGGATGA